A genomic window from Microscilla marina ATCC 23134 includes:
- a CDS encoding WG repeat-containing protein produces the protein MNQQFFTSKQKPVLLQVTPKGIGGEGNVYSVVVDDNEVPLVAKIYHTKELEREATNQQQGKPTREAKIRHLIRFQTQLSPNCSAIFPEETLYNAQGDFVGFLMREAPGDTDLSSLCSLKLFAGLPSQWHQKYDRYEGAGVADFAQLCQKIAQVFAQIHQTEELVLVDVKPENIHVSFQGEVSLIDIDSVQVVNKNEVLFPANKLTPEYCPPEYQDLHFKQDFIPQTWDRFALGVIFYKLLLGLHPYTGSCYPPYDELTTNAQKIAEGLFPHGAQKEYFSIIPHPHQSFNKMPEELRALFYRCFEEGHQKPDARPQATEWEQAFGQVAHHEYAGMVRVAPQVLTKVEPNNATTPVQAVKESRVALWGFFSAAVMLLFFLSIIFKNIAGEAPVYAADYEYYKQYFPGDYQVAHPIVEGRRLVLNYGKYGFLNSKNEVVIPLQYDYADDFKEGVACVAKNGKYGFIDEQGKVVIPLQYDGAAFFFNGKAQIEIITPKGRKYLLIDRDGKPVTHKYDYIGDFYYGRAVVRTGDLIGFIDENGHEIISLKYIYAHNFDETGVALVGDKLKKHYINKAGGHVRNYIPPKH, from the coding sequence ATGAATCAACAGTTTTTTACAAGCAAACAAAAACCTGTACTGCTACAGGTTACCCCAAAAGGCATAGGGGGCGAGGGCAACGTATACAGTGTAGTGGTGGATGACAATGAAGTGCCCCTAGTGGCTAAAATATACCATACCAAAGAGTTAGAAAGAGAAGCGACCAATCAACAACAAGGCAAACCTACCCGTGAAGCCAAAATTCGCCACCTCATAAGGTTCCAGACGCAACTCTCACCCAATTGTTCGGCTATTTTTCCAGAGGAAACATTGTATAATGCGCAAGGCGATTTTGTGGGTTTTTTGATGCGTGAAGCCCCTGGCGATACCGACTTATCAAGCCTTTGTTCGTTAAAATTATTTGCAGGTTTGCCCAGTCAGTGGCATCAAAAGTATGACCGTTATGAGGGGGCAGGAGTAGCTGATTTTGCCCAGTTATGCCAGAAAATAGCCCAGGTATTTGCTCAGATTCATCAAACCGAAGAGTTGGTGTTGGTAGATGTAAAACCCGAAAATATCCACGTATCATTTCAGGGTGAGGTATCATTGATTGATATTGACTCGGTGCAGGTGGTTAACAAAAACGAAGTACTTTTTCCGGCAAACAAACTTACCCCAGAATATTGCCCTCCTGAATATCAAGACCTTCATTTTAAACAAGATTTTATTCCCCAAACCTGGGATAGGTTTGCGCTGGGAGTTATTTTTTATAAATTATTGTTGGGTTTACACCCCTACACGGGCAGTTGTTACCCACCCTATGATGAACTTACCACCAATGCCCAAAAAATAGCTGAGGGGTTGTTTCCACATGGTGCCCAAAAAGAATATTTTTCTATCATACCTCACCCTCATCAAAGTTTTAACAAAATGCCCGAAGAACTGCGAGCACTTTTTTATCGTTGTTTTGAAGAGGGGCACCAAAAACCCGATGCACGTCCTCAGGCTACAGAGTGGGAGCAAGCCTTTGGGCAGGTAGCCCACCACGAGTATGCAGGTATGGTGCGTGTGGCGCCGCAAGTACTCACCAAGGTTGAGCCAAACAATGCTACTACCCCAGTGCAGGCAGTCAAAGAATCAAGGGTGGCATTGTGGGGCTTTTTCAGTGCCGCAGTCATGTTGCTCTTTTTTCTGAGTATCATATTCAAAAACATTGCAGGTGAAGCACCTGTGTATGCTGCCGATTATGAATATTACAAGCAGTACTTTCCGGGCGATTATCAGGTAGCCCACCCTATAGTTGAAGGGCGTCGTTTGGTGCTCAATTATGGTAAGTACGGTTTTTTGAACAGCAAAAATGAAGTAGTCATTCCTTTGCAATACGACTATGCCGACGATTTTAAAGAAGGAGTTGCCTGTGTAGCAAAAAATGGGAAGTATGGATTTATAGATGAGCAAGGCAAGGTCGTCATTCCTTTACAATATGATGGTGCCGCATTTTTTTTCAATGGCAAAGCACAAATAGAAATAATTACCCCTAAGGGTAGAAAGTACCTCCTGATCGATCGTGATGGCAAGCCAGTGACCCATAAGTATGACTATATTGGCGACTTTTATTACGGGAGAGCCGTGGTCAGAACGGGAGACCTGATAGGGTTTATTGATGAAAATGGCCACGAAATCATCTCACTGAAGTATATTTATGCGCATAACTTTGACGAAACAGGCGTAGCATTAGTAGGTGATAAACTAAAAAAACATTATATTAATAAAGCAGGTGGGCATGTACGCAATTATATTCCGCCTAAGCACTAA
- a CDS encoding protein kinase domain-containing protein — protein MKKLTVYTSDQIPILLENPPLGQGGEGVVYKTRNARLNGNFVAKIYHPQERTDLREPKIKYLIEHAPQLEVTNSAIFPEQPLYNQAGEFVGFLMKQTIDQVDITSLCSLTPSAKLNASWHKKYHRYTAQGVGNRLKVCYNIAQAFAQLHQSGKFVFVDIKPENIKLTYDGTVSLIDIDSIQIAENNQLLFAAQKLTHEYSPAEIAQLDFKKEYVPQHWDRFSLAVVFYKILFGLHPYTGSCQPPFDQHVTNEQKIAKGLFVHGRQKKHFKVIPTPHQNFKLISRKLQQLFLRAFEEGHQQPDKRPTMHEWMEVLTQTKAFEFKSTHTVQNWELQPLSSAHSNVQAGVLSSPSPQVVNSAWQTLQVKLNKNIRLVGMVSILVGAGIIFGIANSSLSFNSSDAPASERMLTMGTFHDGVAWQKYSKDSYIYVDRWDKWAINETFEEAYDFADGTAKVKKRGKYGFISLQGRQVVPFEYDYIEGTTLPTGKRLLKVGQGNKFGLINRNGERVLPIIYDNVWYNSKTGVIELQKGTKFGLYDHEGVELAPFRYKSRQEMKQQTKRLLKLYHSIK, from the coding sequence ATGAAAAAGTTGACTGTATATACATCTGATCAAATACCTATTTTGCTTGAAAACCCTCCATTGGGGCAAGGAGGGGAGGGAGTGGTATACAAAACCCGCAATGCCCGGCTCAACGGTAACTTTGTGGCCAAAATATACCACCCACAAGAACGTACTGACTTACGTGAGCCTAAAATCAAGTACCTGATTGAGCACGCTCCTCAGCTGGAGGTGACCAATAGCGCCATTTTTCCCGAACAGCCTCTGTATAACCAAGCAGGTGAGTTTGTGGGTTTTTTGATGAAACAAACCATCGATCAAGTGGACATCACGTCATTGTGTAGTCTTACACCATCGGCAAAACTGAATGCCAGTTGGCATAAAAAATACCATCGTTACACTGCCCAGGGGGTAGGAAATCGGCTAAAAGTATGTTATAATATTGCCCAGGCATTTGCCCAATTGCACCAGTCTGGTAAGTTTGTCTTTGTTGACATTAAACCTGAAAATATAAAGCTTACTTATGATGGCACTGTGTCTTTGATAGACATAGATTCTATTCAAATAGCTGAAAACAATCAGTTGCTGTTTGCAGCGCAAAAACTGACGCACGAATACAGTCCAGCCGAAATTGCCCAGCTGGACTTTAAGAAAGAATATGTGCCCCAGCACTGGGACAGGTTTTCATTGGCAGTGGTATTTTATAAAATCTTGTTTGGACTGCACCCCTATACTGGAAGCTGCCAACCACCTTTTGATCAACATGTGACCAACGAACAAAAAATAGCTAAAGGCTTGTTTGTACACGGGAGGCAAAAAAAGCATTTTAAGGTAATACCTACGCCCCATCAAAACTTCAAGCTTATTTCACGTAAACTACAACAATTGTTTTTACGTGCATTTGAAGAGGGACACCAACAACCCGACAAACGCCCCACGATGCATGAGTGGATGGAAGTGTTGACTCAAACCAAGGCTTTTGAGTTTAAATCAACCCATACTGTACAAAACTGGGAGCTGCAACCATTGTCAAGTGCTCATTCAAATGTGCAAGCTGGCGTTTTGTCGTCTCCATCGCCTCAGGTAGTAAATAGTGCTTGGCAAACATTACAGGTAAAGCTTAATAAAAACATACGCTTGGTGGGCATGGTAAGTATTTTAGTAGGTGCAGGAATTATATTTGGGATAGCCAATAGTAGTTTGTCGTTTAACTCAAGCGATGCACCCGCGTCAGAACGGATGCTTACTATGGGTACCTTTCACGATGGTGTTGCTTGGCAAAAATATAGCAAAGACAGTTATATATATGTAGATCGCTGGGATAAATGGGCAATCAACGAAACGTTTGAAGAAGCTTATGACTTTGCAGACGGAACGGCAAAAGTAAAGAAACGAGGAAAATATGGCTTTATCAGTTTACAAGGACGGCAGGTAGTACCGTTTGAGTATGACTACATAGAGGGAACCACCCTGCCCACTGGCAAACGCCTACTCAAAGTAGGGCAAGGCAATAAGTTTGGTTTGATTAATCGGAATGGCGAACGAGTATTACCTATCATTTATGACAATGTATGGTATAATAGCAAAACAGGTGTGATAGAGTTGCAAAAAGGAACTAAATTTGGCTTGTATGATCATGAAGGAGTAGAGCTTGCCCCATTTAGGTACAAGTCACGCCAGGAAATGAAACAACAGACTAAGCGGTTACTCAAGCTATACCATTCTATCAAATGA